From the Pseudomonas putida genome, one window contains:
- the paaY gene encoding phenylacetic acid degradation protein PaaY produces MPCYRLDGLTPVVDPTAYVHPSAVLIGDVIVGPRCYVGPLASLRGDFGRIVLEEGANLQDTCVMHGFPGGDTVIERNGHVGHGAVLHGCRVGEDALIGMNAVVMDGAHIAPRCIVGATAFVKAGFTCPEQSLVMGAPAQVKRPLTEQELSWKQRGTAEYQHLSQRCMATMVECPPLTAAEAQRPRMGDGGFRPKGEAGA; encoded by the coding sequence ATGCCTTGCTATCGACTCGACGGCCTGACTCCGGTGGTCGACCCCACTGCTTATGTGCACCCGAGTGCCGTACTAATCGGTGACGTGATCGTCGGCCCGCGCTGCTACGTTGGCCCGCTGGCATCCCTGCGCGGTGACTTCGGGCGCATTGTCCTGGAAGAGGGCGCGAACCTGCAGGACACCTGCGTCATGCATGGCTTCCCGGGCGGTGACACGGTGATCGAGCGCAATGGCCATGTCGGTCACGGCGCCGTGCTGCATGGCTGCCGCGTGGGCGAAGATGCCCTGATCGGCATGAATGCCGTGGTCATGGACGGTGCGCACATCGCGCCACGCTGCATCGTCGGCGCCACGGCGTTTGTCAAAGCGGGCTTCACCTGCCCCGAACAGAGCCTGGTGATGGGCGCGCCAGCCCAGGTCAAGCGCCCGCTGACCGAGCAGGAGCTGAGCTGGAAGCAGCGCGGTACGGCCGAGTATCAGCACTTGAGCCAGCGCTGCATGGCGACGATGGTGGAATGCCCGCCGCTGACCGCAGCCGAAGCACAGCGCCCGCGCATGGGTGACGGCGGCTTCAGGCCAAAAGGCGAGGCGGGCGCATGA